From the genome of Streptomyces sp. NBC_01260, one region includes:
- a CDS encoding winged helix-turn-helix transcriptional regulator, which yields MGVRNVEADPEQRPDVRQADVRRPMCPSRVVLEHVTSRWGVLVLAALLERSYRFSELRREVGGVSEKMLSQTLRTLERDGFVDRDAKPVIPPRVDYTLTAMGREAAEQVWGLARWSERHLDAVDAARTAYDASGRAGSV from the coding sequence ATGGGAGTAAGGAACGTGGAAGCCGATCCGGAGCAGCGGCCCGATGTGCGGCAGGCGGACGTGCGGCGGCCGATGTGTCCTTCGCGGGTGGTGCTCGAACACGTCACCAGCCGCTGGGGGGTCCTGGTGCTCGCCGCCCTGCTGGAGCGCTCGTACCGCTTCAGCGAGCTGCGCCGCGAGGTCGGTGGGGTCAGCGAGAAGATGCTGTCGCAGACGCTCCGGACGCTGGAGCGCGACGGCTTCGTGGACCGGGACGCCAAGCCGGTCATCCCGCCCCGGGTGGACTACACGCTCACCGCGATGGGCCGGGAGGCCGCCGAGCAGGTGTGGGGCCTGGCGCGCTGGTCGGAACGGCACCTGGACGCGGTGGACGCGGCGCGCACGGCGTACGACGCGAGCGGCCGGGCCGGTTCGGTCTGA
- a CDS encoding APC family permease: MTLDRPAYRIKRQLLGKPLTTERISDEKLNNRTALGVLASDCISSSAYGSEEMLRVLVPVVGAAAFTLIMPVTFAILLVLLLLTLCYSDVVTIYTRAGGSYVVARENFGPNVAQIAAVALLVDYIVTVAVQVSAGTNALISLAHLAGDNFTGLDHLQLPVSVAVIVILAYGNLRGVREAGRLFALPAYLFMAAVGLILVVSALRGLTGGLPHADLHAAGVVPLGTPGEGWLYGASLFIVLRSFANGGSSLTGLEAISNGISAFREPQGRNARRTLITMSVILGILVLGVSTLAHFTHAVPYTDGTPTVIAQEAHLAFGGGVLGTVGLVFVQLATALVLYTGANTPFTGFPYLASFVAEDRFLPRVLTRRGHRLAFSNGIIALTVVSLALLLATGASVDKLVALYAIGVFTAFTMAGAGLTVYHLRRQDRYRRTKITINALAAVTSAAVVLIFAVTKFTEGAWLVVVVFPLGVWTLTRINREYRREAAALQGIQAPGADRAVYRRHLVLVLVETLDLATLMALRYAHELRPDEIRAVHFSIDEAYARRLAARWAATSATAVPLELVNCPDRRLRHAMKELAYRSTEDGETWLTVLVPRRMYTNALGKLLHRGTGEKMGKTLTQLPHVVVTILPFDVSRALRAMEERPRSRPQ, from the coding sequence ATGACCCTGGACCGCCCGGCGTACCGCATCAAACGACAACTGCTCGGCAAACCGCTGACCACCGAGCGCATCAGCGACGAGAAGCTGAACAACCGGACGGCGCTGGGTGTGCTCGCCTCCGACTGCATCAGCTCGTCCGCGTACGGCTCCGAGGAGATGCTCCGGGTCCTCGTGCCCGTCGTCGGCGCCGCCGCCTTCACGCTGATCATGCCGGTGACCTTCGCGATCCTGCTGGTGCTGCTGCTGCTGACGCTCTGTTACAGCGATGTGGTGACGATCTACACCCGGGCGGGCGGGTCGTACGTCGTCGCCCGGGAGAACTTCGGGCCGAACGTCGCGCAGATCGCCGCGGTGGCGCTGCTCGTCGACTACATCGTCACCGTCGCCGTGCAGGTGTCGGCCGGCACCAACGCCCTCATCTCGCTCGCCCATCTGGCCGGCGACAACTTCACCGGCCTGGACCATCTCCAGCTCCCGGTCTCCGTCGCCGTGATCGTGATTCTCGCGTACGGGAATCTGCGCGGGGTCCGTGAGGCGGGCCGGCTCTTCGCGCTGCCCGCCTACCTCTTCATGGCCGCCGTCGGCCTGATCCTGGTCGTCTCCGCGCTGCGCGGGCTCACCGGCGGACTGCCGCACGCCGATCTGCACGCGGCCGGGGTCGTGCCGCTCGGCACCCCGGGCGAAGGCTGGCTCTACGGCGCCTCGCTCTTCATCGTGCTGCGCTCGTTCGCCAACGGCGGTTCGTCCCTCACCGGGCTCGAAGCGATCTCCAACGGCATCTCCGCGTTCCGAGAGCCCCAGGGCCGCAACGCGCGCCGCACCCTCATCACCATGAGCGTGATCCTCGGCATCCTCGTACTCGGTGTCTCCACGCTGGCGCACTTCACCCATGCCGTCCCGTACACGGACGGCACGCCGACCGTCATCGCGCAGGAGGCCCATCTCGCCTTCGGCGGCGGGGTCCTCGGCACGGTCGGGCTGGTCTTCGTGCAGCTGGCGACCGCGCTGGTCCTCTACACGGGTGCCAACACCCCGTTCACCGGCTTCCCCTACCTGGCCAGCTTCGTCGCCGAGGACCGGTTCCTGCCGCGGGTGCTGACCCGACGCGGGCACCGCCTCGCGTTCTCCAACGGCATCATCGCGCTGACCGTCGTCTCACTGGCGCTGCTGCTGGCGACCGGCGCCAGCGTGGACAAGCTGGTGGCGCTGTACGCGATCGGCGTGTTCACCGCGTTCACCATGGCGGGGGCCGGCCTCACCGTCTACCACCTGAGACGCCAGGACCGATACCGCAGAACGAAGATCACGATCAACGCGCTCGCCGCGGTCACCTCGGCCGCCGTCGTGCTGATCTTCGCGGTCACCAAGTTCACCGAGGGCGCCTGGCTGGTCGTGGTGGTCTTCCCGCTCGGGGTGTGGACGCTGACGCGGATCAACCGCGAGTACCGGCGCGAGGCCGCCGCGCTCCAGGGCATCCAGGCCCCGGGCGCGGACCGGGCGGTCTACCGGCGCCATCTGGTCCTGGTCCTGGTCGAGACGCTCGACCTGGCGACGCTGATGGCCCTGCGGTACGCCCATGAGCTGCGCCCCGACGAGATCCGTGCGGTGCACTTCTCGATCGACGAGGCGTACGCCAGGCGGCTGGCCGCCCGCTGGGCGGCGACGTCCGCCACCGCCGTCCCGCTGGAGCTGGTGAACTGCCCGGACCGGCGGCTGCGCCACGCGATGAAGGAGCTCGCGTACCGCAGCACCGAGGACGGGGAGACCTGGCTGACGGTCCTGGTGCCCCGGCGCATGTACACCAACGCGCTCGGGAAGCTGCTGCACCGGGGCACGGGCGAGAAGATGGGCAAGACGCTGACGCAGCTGCCGCACGTGGTGGTGACGATCCTGCCGTTCGACGTCTCGCGGGCGCTGCGGGCGATGGAGGAGCGGCCTCGGTCCCGGCCGCAGTGA
- a CDS encoding class F sortase: MSARVPRERPPRRPFPRLTGAAGLIPAAAAALVLLLGSPLAESGTGTVARSGPAPTAAAPLPAARPAALPAARPVRIDIPGLGVSAPLVDLTLDSRDKLGVPDPADRNLAGWYRDGVTPGSPGNAIVVAHVDTPTGPAAFAGLDALPPGATVDVRRADRKIATFRVYAIEEYEKNDFPSTHVYGPTKDAQLRLLTCGGAYDRSAGGYQSNVVAFARLASVRAG, encoded by the coding sequence TTGAGCGCCCGCGTCCCGCGGGAACGGCCGCCTCGCCGGCCGTTCCCGCGCCTGACCGGGGCGGCCGGGCTGATCCCGGCCGCCGCAGCGGCGCTGGTCCTGCTGCTGGGCTCCCCCCTCGCGGAGTCCGGCACCGGGACCGTCGCCCGGTCCGGCCCCGCTCCCACGGCGGCGGCGCCCCTCCCCGCCGCCCGCCCCGCCGCCCTCCCCGCCGCCCGCCCCGTCCGCATCGACATCCCCGGACTCGGCGTCAGCGCGCCCCTGGTGGACCTGACCCTGGACAGCCGGGACAAGCTCGGCGTGCCCGACCCGGCGGACCGCAACCTGGCCGGCTGGTACCGGGACGGCGTGACGCCGGGCTCCCCGGGCAACGCGATCGTGGTGGCCCATGTCGACACCCCCACGGGCCCGGCCGCCTTCGCCGGACTCGACGCGCTGCCGCCCGGCGCCACCGTGGACGTCCGCCGCGCGGACCGGAAGATCGCGACCTTCCGCGTCTACGCGATCGAGGAGTACGAGAAGAACGACTTCCCGAGCACCCATGTCTACGGACCGACGAAGGACGCCCAACTCCGCCTGCTCACCTGCGGCGGCGCCTACGACCGCAGCGCGGGCGGCTACCAGTCCAACGTGGTGGCCTTCGCCCGGCTGGCATCGGTCCGAGCAGGCTGA
- a CDS encoding SDR family oxidoreductase has protein sequence MSIVVTGATGELGRLVIDQLLTTTPADKIAAVVRDKEKAAGLAARGVELRIADYDRPETLTGAFRAGDRVLLISGSEVGSRVRQHTAVIDAAKAAGVAQLAYTGVLGGPDADFLLAAEHKVTEQLILGSGLPYTFLRNGWYTENYTANLAPVLAHGAVAANAGDGRVASATRADYAAAAAAVLTGEGHLGKAYELSGDVAWSLTEYAAEVAKASGKEIAHNDVPAAAHQEILVGAGLPADFAAILVDVDEAIRRGLLAGTSGDLARLIGRPTTPLAETVAAAVAAQ, from the coding sequence ATGAGCATCGTCGTCACCGGAGCCACCGGAGAGCTCGGCCGCCTCGTCATCGACCAGCTGCTGACCACCACGCCCGCCGACAAGATCGCCGCCGTCGTCCGCGACAAGGAAAAGGCCGCCGGCCTCGCCGCCCGCGGCGTCGAGCTCCGGATCGCCGACTACGACCGGCCGGAGACCCTGACCGGGGCCTTCCGGGCCGGCGACCGGGTCCTGCTGATCTCCGGCAGCGAGGTCGGCAGCCGGGTCCGGCAGCACACCGCCGTCATCGACGCGGCCAAGGCGGCGGGCGTGGCGCAGCTCGCGTACACCGGCGTCCTGGGCGGTCCCGACGCGGACTTCCTGCTGGCCGCCGAGCACAAGGTGACCGAGCAGCTGATCCTCGGCTCCGGCCTGCCGTACACCTTCCTGCGCAACGGCTGGTACACCGAGAACTACACGGCCAATCTGGCCCCCGTCCTGGCCCACGGCGCCGTGGCGGCCAACGCGGGCGACGGCAGGGTCGCCTCCGCCACCCGCGCCGACTACGCGGCCGCGGCCGCCGCCGTACTGACCGGTGAGGGCCACCTGGGCAAGGCCTACGAGCTGAGCGGCGATGTCGCCTGGTCGCTCACGGAGTACGCCGCCGAGGTCGCCAAGGCGTCCGGCAAGGAGATCGCCCACAACGACGTCCCGGCCGCCGCGCACCAGGAGATCCTGGTCGGCGCCGGTCTGCCCGCGGACTTCGCCGCGATCCTGGTGGACGTGGACGAGGCGATCCGGCGGGGACTGCTCGCCGGCACCAGCGGCGACCTGGCCCGGCTGATCGGCCGCCCGACGACCCCGCTCGCCGAGACCGTCGCGGCAGCGGTCGCCGCCCAGTAG
- a CDS encoding FAD-dependent monooxygenase, with product MPKPPTTVLIAGSGPTGLTLAVDLARRDIGVRIIDKSPQFPRSSRAKGPNPRSLEVLEDLGVVEQVLAAGSAPLPMRKYRGGEVIADADPFAAARPMPDAPYDRPWLIAQWRLEEILRARLAEYGVRVELGAELVGLAQGDDSVTASLADGREIESRYAVGCDGGHSAVRKLLGVPFEGKTDEEQSMVCGDVEAEGPDRGIWHQWFDEDGGVMLCPIPGTRSGWWFQAAPEKDAAGRPVPPSLESFQRLFAKHSGLPGGHLSQATLLSAYRVNERMADRYRVGRVFLAGDAAHVHAIAGGLGMNTGIQDAYNLGWKLARVATGRAAPELLDTYEEERLPIAARTLDITAERLRATLEAIKEPGGGLDSAITPQTYGLGDGYRWSSLAPAGGTARLRAGDRAPDAPCRDAATGAPRRLFETFAGPHFTLLGFGAGTARALREAAAAHGDELRAHAVDGAYGSAGGTAHGGLSDDDGRARSAYGIAPDEDVLVLIRPDNHVGLIAPAGDHRAVAEYLKGAALERA from the coding sequence ATGCCCAAGCCCCCGACCACCGTGCTGATCGCAGGATCCGGACCGACCGGCCTGACCCTGGCCGTCGATCTGGCCCGGCGGGACATCGGCGTACGGATCATCGACAAGTCCCCGCAGTTCCCGCGCAGTTCCCGGGCCAAGGGCCCCAACCCGCGTTCCCTGGAGGTCCTGGAGGACCTCGGTGTCGTCGAGCAGGTGCTGGCCGCCGGATCGGCGCCGCTGCCGATGCGCAAGTACCGCGGCGGGGAAGTCATCGCCGACGCCGACCCGTTCGCGGCGGCGCGCCCGATGCCGGACGCCCCCTACGACCGGCCCTGGCTGATCGCCCAGTGGCGGCTGGAGGAGATCCTGCGCGCCCGGCTCGCGGAGTACGGCGTACGGGTCGAACTCGGCGCCGAACTGGTGGGGCTGGCCCAGGGCGACGACTCCGTGACGGCGTCCCTGGCAGATGGCCGGGAGATCGAGTCCCGGTACGCGGTGGGCTGCGACGGCGGCCACAGCGCGGTGCGCAAACTGCTCGGCGTCCCGTTCGAGGGGAAGACGGACGAGGAGCAGTCGATGGTCTGCGGAGACGTCGAGGCGGAGGGGCCGGACCGCGGCATCTGGCACCAGTGGTTCGACGAGGACGGCGGCGTGATGCTCTGCCCGATCCCCGGCACCCGGTCGGGCTGGTGGTTCCAGGCCGCCCCCGAGAAGGACGCCGCCGGCCGCCCCGTACCCCCGTCGCTGGAGAGCTTCCAGCGGCTCTTCGCCAAGCACTCCGGACTCCCCGGCGGCCATCTCTCGCAGGCCACCCTGCTCTCCGCCTACCGGGTCAACGAGCGCATGGCGGACCGCTACCGGGTGGGCCGGGTGTTCCTGGCCGGTGACGCCGCGCACGTGCACGCCATCGCGGGCGGGCTGGGCATGAACACCGGCATCCAGGACGCGTACAACCTGGGCTGGAAGCTCGCCCGGGTCGCCACCGGCCGGGCGGCACCGGAGCTGCTCGACACGTACGAGGAGGAGCGGCTGCCGATCGCCGCCCGAACCCTGGACATCACCGCGGAGCGGCTGCGGGCCACGCTGGAGGCGATCAAGGAGCCGGGCGGCGGTCTGGACTCGGCGATCACCCCGCAGACCTACGGCCTGGGGGACGGCTACCGCTGGAGCTCCCTGGCCCCCGCGGGCGGCACCGCCCGGCTGCGCGCGGGCGACCGCGCGCCGGACGCACCCTGCCGCGACGCGGCCACGGGTGCGCCCCGCCGGCTGTTCGAGACCTTCGCCGGACCGCACTTCACCCTGCTCGGCTTCGGCGCGGGCACCGCACGGGCCCTGCGGGAGGCGGCTGCGGCCCACGGCGACGAACTGCGGGCGCACGCGGTGGACGGGGCATACGGCTCGGCCGGAGGCACAGCGCACGGCGGGCTGTCCGACGACGACGGCCGGGCCCGCTCGGCGTACGGCATCGCGCCGGACGAGGACGTACTCGTACTGATCCGCCCGGACAACCACGTGGGCCTCATCGCCCCGGCCGGGGACCACCGGGCCGTCGCCGAGTACCTGAAGGGTGCGGCATTGGAGCGAGCTTGA
- the rarD gene encoding EamA family transporter RarD, whose translation MKGTNEQRAGLLSGFAAYGLWGLVPLFWPLLKPSGAVEILAHRMVWSLGVVGIALLVLRRWSWIGELLRQPRKLALITVAAIVISINWGLYIWSVNHGHVVEASLGYFINPLVTIAMGVLLLGERLRPVQWVAVGTGAASVLVLAIGYGQPPWISLILAFSFATYGLMKKKVNMGGLESLAAETAVVFVPALGYLLWLGARGESTFLSGGAGHVALLASTGVVTAGPLILFGAAAIRVPLSTLGLLQYLAPVFQFILGIVYFHEAMPPERWAGFALVWLALTLLTWDALRTSRRTRMQALAARQAAAKSAKPAADDSASSSAVTTPTP comes from the coding sequence GTGAAGGGGACAAATGAACAGCGGGCCGGGCTCCTGTCCGGATTCGCCGCCTACGGACTGTGGGGTCTGGTCCCGCTCTTCTGGCCACTGCTGAAGCCGTCCGGTGCGGTCGAGATCCTCGCCCACCGCATGGTCTGGTCCCTCGGCGTCGTCGGCATCGCACTCCTCGTGCTGCGCCGCTGGTCCTGGATCGGCGAACTGCTGCGGCAGCCGCGGAAGCTGGCGCTGATCACCGTCGCCGCGATCGTGATCAGCATCAACTGGGGCCTGTACATCTGGTCGGTGAACCACGGCCACGTCGTCGAGGCCTCCCTCGGCTACTTCATCAATCCGCTGGTCACCATCGCCATGGGCGTCCTGCTCCTGGGCGAACGGCTGCGCCCCGTGCAGTGGGTGGCGGTCGGCACCGGCGCCGCCTCGGTGCTCGTCCTGGCGATCGGTTACGGGCAGCCGCCGTGGATCTCGCTGATCCTGGCGTTCTCCTTCGCGACGTACGGCCTGATGAAGAAGAAGGTCAACATGGGCGGCCTGGAGTCGCTCGCGGCCGAGACCGCGGTCGTGTTCGTGCCCGCGCTCGGCTATCTGCTGTGGCTGGGCGCGCGGGGCGAGTCGACGTTCCTCTCCGGGGGCGCCGGTCACGTGGCGCTGCTCGCCTCGACGGGGGTGGTGACGGCCGGGCCGCTGATCCTGTTCGGGGCCGCGGCGATCCGCGTACCGCTCTCCACGCTCGGCCTGCTCCAGTACCTGGCACCGGTCTTCCAGTTCATCCTGGGAATCGTGTACTTCCACGAGGCGATGCCGCCCGAGCGGTGGGCCGGCTTCGCCCTGGTCTGGCTCGCGCTCACACTGCTGACCTGGGACGCGCTGCGGACGTCACGGCGCACGAGGATGCAGGCACTGGCCGCGCGACAGGCCGCGGCGAAGTCGGCCAAGCCCGCCGCGGACGATTCCGCTTCCTCTTCCGCGGTGACGACCCCGACACCCTGA
- a CDS encoding VOC family protein, whose protein sequence is MPLDWKIVIDAADPHAQAGFWAAALGYEIEDNSPLVERLLGLGAVPQAITTTAHGRKAWLDLAAARHPDDPFEQESGTGLGRRLLFQRVPESKTVKNRLHLDVHAGPDRREAEVARLEGLGAKVLRKFAEPGGTWTLMSDPEENEFCVQ, encoded by the coding sequence ATGCCTCTTGACTGGAAGATCGTCATCGACGCTGCGGACCCGCACGCCCAGGCCGGATTCTGGGCCGCCGCCCTCGGCTACGAGATCGAGGACAACAGCCCCTTGGTCGAACGCCTCCTGGGCCTCGGAGCCGTACCGCAGGCGATCACGACGACCGCGCACGGCCGGAAGGCCTGGCTGGACCTGGCGGCGGCCCGGCACCCGGACGACCCGTTCGAGCAGGAGAGCGGAACGGGTCTCGGGCGCCGCCTGCTGTTCCAGCGCGTCCCCGAGTCCAAGACGGTGAAGAACCGCCTCCACCTGGACGTGCACGCCGGACCGGACCGCCGCGAGGCGGAGGTGGCCCGCCTGGAGGGGCTGGGCGCGAAGGTGCTCCGCAAGTTCGCGGAACCGGGCGGGACGTGGACCCTGATGAGCGACCCGGAGGAGAACGAGTTCTGCGTGCAGTAG